Proteins from a genomic interval of Acomys russatus chromosome 19, mAcoRus1.1, whole genome shotgun sequence:
- the Znf524 gene encoding zinc finger protein 524, producing MDNPSSDPLPSTLSGEEEKPLVLLPPVPRGRRGRPPGGATTSNRTLKSSLPRKRGRPPKSVQEAPLPAPVDSGGSSDLLLIDDQGVPYTVPEGSADGPQGSGPKRAPHFCPVCLRAFPYLSDLERHSISHSELKPHVCKDCGKTFKRSSHLRRHCNIHAGLRPFRCVLCPRRFREAGELAHHHRIHSGERPYQCPSCRVRFTEANTLRRHYKRKHPELVGMPVRLCPPNPRPQPLWDDDDEGTPVPEGVREESPEGKEPAWPMSSTTSPVSGFTAEGSAGAGHGQGAQDTLISGGIPVVEGSRKQGPKSLGPEAIYHPPAD from the coding sequence ATGGACAACCCCAGCTCAGACCCGTTGCCTTCAACTTTGTCTGGGGAGGAAGAAAAACCTCTGGTCTTACTTCCTCCTGTTCCCCGGGGCCGCCGAGGCCGACCTCCAGGGGGAGCCACCACGTCCAATCGGACTCTCAAGTCCTCCCTCCCTCGAAAGCGGGGCCGCCCCCCCAAATCAGTGCAGGAAGCCCCGTTGCCAGCACCAGTGGACAGCGGTGGCAGCAGCGATCTTCTGTTGATCGACGATCAGGGCGTTCCTTACACGGTTCCCGAAGGGTCAGCCGATGGGCCCCAGGGCTCCGGCCCCAAGAGGGCCCCACACTTCTGCCCTGTGTGCCTGAGAGCCTTCCCCTACCTCTCCGACCTGGAGCGCCACAGCATCTCACATTCAGAATTGAAGCCACACGTGTGCAAAGATTGCGGCAAGACCTTCAAGCGGTCCAGCCACTTGCGGCGTCATTGCAACATCCATGCTGGCCTTAGGCCCTTCCGTTGCGTGCTCTGCCCTCGCCGCTTCCGAGAGGCAGGGGAGCTTGCACATCACCACCGCATCCACTCTGGGGAGCGACCATACCAATGCCCCTCGTGCAGGGTGCGCTTCACCGAGGCCAATACCCTCCGGCGCCATTACAAACGCAAACACCCAGAGCTTGTGGGAATGCCCGTGCGCCTGTGCCCCCCAAACCCAAGGCCCCAACCTCTGTGGGATGACGATGACGAGGGCACCCCTGTTCCAGAAGGGGTACGGGAGGAGAGTCCTGAAGGAAAGGAGCCTGCTTGGCCCATGTCGTCCACCACTTCTCCCGTGTCTGGGTTTACAGCAGAGGGTTCAGCTGGCGCTGGACATGGCCAAGGAGCCCAAGACACCCTTATTTCTGGTGGTATTCCCGTCGTGGAAGGG